GCGCAGCGCGACGGGCTCGGCGTCGGCTGGGTGCCGCGGCGGCGCGCGGCGACGCTGCTCGCGCGCGGCGAGCTGGTCGAGATGCCGACCGCCGAGCCGCGCGAGCCGAACGTGCTGTACGTCGCGTGGCGCGGCGATCGCGAAGGCCGGGCGCTGCAGTGGTGGCTCGAGCAGCTGCGCGCGCCGCGCCTGGCGCAGCGCCTGCTCGACGGGATCGACGTCGTGCCGTGACGGCGTGCGGCGGGGCGGGCGCGCCGCCCCGGCCGGAACATGTTCGATGCGTTCGAACGTTTTCGTCGCGCGCATCGTACGGCAGCGGGCGGCTTCGCGCGCACCATGCGTTCACGGTCTTTCACCGGAATCACTGGAGAACATCATGGAACGCTTCAAAGGCAAGACGGTGCTCGTCACGGGCGGCACCAGCGGGATCGGCCTCGCGGCCGCGCGGGCATTCGCGGCGGAAGGTGCGCGGGTGATCGTCACCGGGCGCGATGTGGAGGCGCTCGCCGCCGCGCAACGCACGCTCGGCGACGGCGCGCTCGCAATCCGCAACGACACCGGCAGCGTGGCGGCGGCCCGCGAGCTCGCGGACGCGATCGGCGCGGCGGGGGCGCGGCTCGACGCGGTGTTCGTGAACGCGGGCGTCGCGAAGCTCGCGCCGTTCGCGGACGTCGACGAGGCCCTGTGGGATCTCGTGTTCAACACCAACGTGAAGGGCGCGTACTTCCAGATCCAGGCGCTCGTGCCGCTGCTGAACCGCGGCGCATCGATCGTCATCAACGGGTCGATCAACGCGCACATCGGGATGCCGGGGTCGTCGGTCTACGCGGCGAGCAAGGCCGCGGTGAATTCGCTCGCGAAGACGCTGTCGACGGAGCTGCTGCCGAACGGCGTGCGCGTGAACGTCGTGAGCCCGGGGCCCGTCGAGACGCCGCTGTACGGCAAGCTCGGGCTCGACGCCGCGACGCTCGAAGCGACCGCCGGGAAGATCAAGGGCCTCGTGCCGATCGGCCGGTTCGGCACGCCGGACGAGATCGCGTCGACCGTGCTGCACCTGAGCGCGCCGGAGTCCGCGTTCATCGTCGGCGCGGAAATCATCGCGTCGGGCGGGATGGGCTTGCTCTGAGCGCGTGGCCGGCGCAGCGGCATGCGTGCCGCTGTGCCGGCCGGGCGTTCGTGTCGCTAGCGCGCAGAAGCCACGCAGTCGCCTTCGCCGGCCCGGTCGCGCGCGCCGAGCGGCGTCACCGTCAGTCCCGAGAACGTCGCAGTGCCCCGTTCGGCGAATACCGAAACACGGTCCGCGTCGGCGGGCGGGAAGACCACGTCCGTCAGCACCGTGCGGCCGCCGTTGGCAAACACTTCGACGGACCCGCGGTCGACGATGATGTCGAGTCGCAGCAAGCCGTTCTCGAGCGGCAAGGCGACGATGTGCTGGCGGCTGAAAGTGGCGGCGAAGTCCGGTGTGCCGGAGCGTGAGCGGTCGAGCGTCAGCGTGCGCGCGGCGGTGTCGTAGACGATCCGCGTGCCGATCGCGCCATCCGCCGACGCCCGCACGACGACGCCTGCGCGGGCCGCCTGCCCAGGTGCGATCGTCACATCGATGCGTTGTGCGACGCCGCGGGTGGCCGGCGGCAATGCACGCGCGGCCGAATCGACTTCCAGCGTGCCCACGTGCACCGCGGGGCGCCGGTCGGCCCATGCGGTGAATGCAGCGGCCGGCGTGACGACGAGCCGCGGCTCGCCGTCGATCGTCTTCAGCGCGAACGCGCGCGGCAGCGTCATCGCGCCGCGCCACGGCGTGGTCGGCGCCTTGGCCGCATAGTCCCAGTTGCTCATCCACGCGATGCCGAGCGGTTGCGCGCCCGGCGCGCCCGAGAACGTGCCGGCCGCGTAGAAGTCCGCGCCGTGATCGACCCAGCGGAACTGCGCGGGATCGGAACCGGCCGGTGCGACGCGATCGGGCGTGAACGTGCGGCCGTCGAAGTCGCCGACGAAATACATCGACCCCGAGCCGCCCGCGATCGACCACGGATTGACGTTGACGATCATCACCCATCTGATTCGTGCCGGATCGCCGTCGAGCGGCAGCGCAATCAGGTCGGGCATTTCCCACAGCGCGCCGTCGTGCGGCACGCCGGGCAGCGTGAAGTCGCTCAGGAATGCCCAGTGGATCAGGTCGTCGGAGCGGTACAGCTTCACGACCTGCGCATCGGCGACGACCGTCGTCATCAGCCAGTACCCGCCGGGCGCGTACCACGACACCTTCGGGTCGCGGAACTGCTTCGATTCCGGATCGAGCGTGAGCACCGGGTTGTGCGCGTACGGCCGCCAGGTTGCGCCGTGATCGAGGCTGTACGCGAGCGACTGCGCCTGCGTGCCGGGCGCGTGGCCGGAGCCCGCCTTGTAGACGCTCGTATACAGCGCGACGAGCGGCGTCTGCCCCGGCGCGCCGAGGCCGGACGTGTTGCGGGTGTCGGCGACGATCGAGCCGGAGAAGAATTCCTCGGTCGCGTTCGCGCGCATCGCGACCGGCTGCTCGCGCCAGTGGACGAGGTCGGTGCTGGTCGCATGGCCCCAGGACATGTTGCCCCAGTCGTTGCCGGCCGGATTGAACTGGTAGAACAGGTGGTAGCGGCCGTTCTCGTAGACGAGGCCGTTCGGGTCGTTCATCCAGTTGCGCCGCGGCGTGTAGTGAATCGCGGGCCGCCATTGCGGCGTGCCGTCGGCGACGGGCGCGGTGCAGGGGGCGACGTAGGGGGCGACGTAGGGCGCGGCGGCGTGCGCGCCGGCCGCGCACGCGAGCAGGAGTGCCGCGTGGAAGGGAAAACGGGGTAGCGTGAATCTCATGCGTGGTTCCAGGCTGCGTCCGGCGAAGCGGACCGCCGCGCGCTGCGCGCCGGATGCGGATTGGCGGCGCAGCGCGCGGCAGGCAGAGGGTGACGGCACGCGCGCGCACGGGACACGCCCGATACGCGCGCGCTGCGCGTGACTGCGCGCGGCCGTCGTCAGTGGCCGGGGCCCTGCGCGGGCAGGTTCGCGGAGATGTCGCCGTAGCCGCCGAGACCGCCGCGGCCGTACTGGCGGTCGACCGAGGTCGACGTGCCGTTGATGTTGACCTTCACCGTCGGCGCGAGCGTGCCGCCGCGGCGCGGGCCGATCGCGTCGATGAACGACTCGACGAGCCCACCCGGCATCACGAAGTGCGAATACGACTGGAATTCGCGCGGGTTCTGGTTCGGGTCCTGCGCATACGGCGCGCCGGCCGGCGCCGAGAAGTCGGTCGGGTTGCCCAGCACGAGGCCGCTGCCGCCGTTCAGCGGCAGGAAGTCGCTGCGGATGCCGTTGCCGACGAAGCCGTAGACACCGTCCGGCCCGTCCACGCCCGCGGCCATCGTCGTGCGGTGGCTGATCGTAAACAGGTAGTACTTGCCGTCCTTCAGGTAGATCTGCGGACGCTCGGTCTGGTCGTCCACGCAGTTCGCCGACAGGATCGGCGGCAGGAACTTCCATGCGGTCAGCTGCGGGTTCGTCGCGACCGCGAGGCCGACGTTGGCCTTTTGATA
The sequence above is drawn from the Burkholderia ubonensis genome and encodes:
- a CDS encoding SDR family oxidoreductase, which codes for MERFKGKTVLVTGGTSGIGLAAARAFAAEGARVIVTGRDVEALAAAQRTLGDGALAIRNDTGSVAAARELADAIGAAGARLDAVFVNAGVAKLAPFADVDEALWDLVFNTNVKGAYFQIQALVPLLNRGASIVINGSINAHIGMPGSSVYAASKAAVNSLAKTLSTELLPNGVRVNVVSPGPVETPLYGKLGLDAATLEATAGKIKGLVPIGRFGTPDEIASTVLHLSAPESAFIVGAEIIASGGMGLL
- a CDS encoding glycoside hydrolase family 32 protein, translating into MRFTLPRFPFHAALLLACAAGAHAAAPYVAPYVAPCTAPVADGTPQWRPAIHYTPRRNWMNDPNGLVYENGRYHLFYQFNPAGNDWGNMSWGHATSTDLVHWREQPVAMRANATEEFFSGSIVADTRNTSGLGAPGQTPLVALYTSVYKAGSGHAPGTQAQSLAYSLDHGATWRPYAHNPVLTLDPESKQFRDPKVSWYAPGGYWLMTTVVADAQVVKLYRSDDLIHWAFLSDFTLPGVPHDGALWEMPDLIALPLDGDPARIRWVMIVNVNPWSIAGGSGSMYFVGDFDGRTFTPDRVAPAGSDPAQFRWVDHGADFYAAGTFSGAPGAQPLGIAWMSNWDYAAKAPTTPWRGAMTLPRAFALKTIDGEPRLVVTPAAAFTAWADRRPAVHVGTLEVDSAARALPPATRGVAQRIDVTIAPGQAARAGVVVRASADGAIGTRIVYDTAARTLTLDRSRSGTPDFAATFSRQHIVALPLENGLLRLDIIVDRGSVEVFANGGRTVLTDVVFPPADADRVSVFAERGTATFSGLTVTPLGARDRAGEGDCVASAR